The genomic stretch gcagatattttctcccgTTCTATtggttatttttcactttcttaagttttttttaatgtttatccatttatttcttgagagagagagagagagagcacatgagcctggagggacagagagagagggagagagagagaaatgccaagcaggctccgcacagaggggcttgaacccacgaactgtgagatcatgacctgagctgaaaccaagagttagatgatcaactgcctgagccacccaggcacccctagtgttcactttcttgatagtgttcaTTAAAGCacaggtttttagtttgatgaaatCTAATGTAACtacttttcttctgttaatgaTGTTTTTGGTATAAAATCTAAAAAGCCGTTGCCAaacccaagatcatgaagattttaCTCTGTGTTTTCCTGtaaggagtttcatggtttcagctcttacatttaggtattttgtctattttgaattaattttttgtgtctggtgtgaggtaaggattcaacttcattcttttgaaggaaagaatacgttgaaatgtaaatatccagttgtcccagcaccatctgttggGAAGACTGTTCTTTCCTCGTTGCATTGTCTTGGCATCCTGGCTGAAAATGAGTTGACCATAAACACATGGATTTATATGTGGACTCTCAGTTGCATTGATCTTACCACACGGTCTTGATTGCTGTAGATTTGTAGccagttttgaaattaggaattCTGAAtcttctatttgttctttttcaggattgttttggagttttgcaattccatatgaattttagaatcaactttttAGTTCCTACAAAATGTCAGCTGGGATTCTAATACAAACTGCACTGAATCTAGAGATCAGTTTGGAGAGTATTGCCGTCTTAACATTAAGTTTTGTGACCTAGGGACATGGGaggttttcccatttatttagatcttctttaatttctttcatcaatattttatagttttcagagtgtaagTTTTGGTGCATTTGGCACGGGGGAACTTAAATCTGTTTCTAAGTACCTTATTTTTTTGATGATATTTCAGAtgtaatcattttcttaatttcatttttggattgttcattccAAGTGGATAGAAATACAagtgatttctgtatattgatcttgtatccttaACCTTGGTgaactcattttagatctaataGACTGTTAGTGGATTCTTCAGGATTTTGTAGATATAAGATTATGCCATCTATGAGTAGAGATAGTTTTATATTCCTTTCCAAtcattttcttatcttattgTTCTTATTCAACTAAGAAATTAGTTGAATATTGAAGTGGCAAGACCACACATCGCTATCTTGTTCCTGAGCTTAGGAGGAAAGCATTCCatctttcatcattaaatataatgttaccCGTGGATTTTTACAAATGCAATTTATCAGATTGAAAAAGTTAATTTCCAGTCCTACtttgttgaatttttctttttttttatcatgaaagggtgttagattttgtcaaatgctttttcttagtCTGTTGAGGCAATCATGGGTTTTCCCCCTTAATATTCTTCTAATATAGTGTATTACATTGACTTTCATATGTGGAACTAAAGTTTGCATCCCTGGGATACATTTTGTTTGGTCATGATATGTAATTCAGTTTATATGTAGCTGGGtttggtttgctagcattttactgagaatttttatatttgtatttgtaagaGATACCAGtgtgtagttttcttgtgatacctttgtctggttttgctatCACTGTAATACTGGTCTCATAGAATAATTTGGGAAGTGTTACCAcctcttctgtattttaaaagagtttgtgaagaattggtattcttatttaaatgtttggtagaattctgcaATGAAAGCATCTGAGCCTGGGTTTTTCTTATGGGtgatttattattcttattaatacAAACTCTACTTGTTTTAGATTTTTCAGATGGTTTATTTCTGCTTGAGTCATTTGCAGTGATATGTTCTTATAGGAACATGTCTGTTTCATTTAAGTTTTCTAAGTTACTGACATACAATTGTTCAAGTATTCCTTTAAGATCAGTTTTACTTCTGTAAGgtctgtagtgatgtcccctctttcatttctgattctggTCATTTGAATCTGgtcatcttttctctcccttttttttttttcttgatcagttttGCTAAAGGTTTGgctgtttttttcatctttgcaaaGAACCAGTTTTGGTTTCACTAATTTTCCCTATTGTTCTTCTGTTCTCTagatcattaatttctgctcccatctttttttccttctgtctccttgcTTTAGATTTAGTTTGATCTTCTTTTTCCAATGTCTTAAGGTAAAGATTAGGTTATTAATTTGAagcctttcttgttttttagtaTAGGTCTGTACAGCTATAAATTTCTTTCtgagcactgctttagctgcatcccataatTTTAGTCTattatgtcttcattttcattcatctgcaGGTATCTTCTAATTTTCCTTGTGGTTTTGTCTCTAATTGGCCCATTAGTTAGGAATGTGTTATTTTGTACATATCTGTGGGTTTCCCAAATTTCTTCCTGCTATTGCTTTCAAATTTCATTCTGTTGTAGCTGAAGAACATACTTCATGTTATTtcaatatttcacatttattgagttttattttatggtttaacATGTAGTGTATcctagagaatattttatttgcatttgagaGGAATGTATATTCTGTCGTTGGGTAGAGTGTTTTATAGATGTTAGGTTAGGTTTAGTTGCCTTATAGTATTgagtcttctatttccttgttgatcttctccCTAATTGTTCTATACATTATTGAAAGTAGGGTATTGAAGCTtccaactattatttttaaattatctatttctcccttcatctctttgagtttttgcttcatgtgttGCTTTGTTATTAGGTGAATTTGTGTTTATAATTGTCTGTCTTCCTGACGGATTGATGTtttcatcattataaaatgtccctctttatctttcataacactttttgttttaaaatctattttgtctgacacCAGTATAAcccctccagttttcttttggttgCTGTTTGAATGGAAGCTTCTACTTTCAATCTGTTTGTATCTTTGAATATAAGGTTTTCTCCAGTAGACtagttgaatcttttttttttttttaaatccagcctGACAACCTCTGCTTCTTGTTTGGACTGTTTTAATTattcacatttaatgttattacccgctatgttattttgagagacctTTCCTTTGTGTTCCTAAGTTATAAGGCTCCTTTCAAAGTTATGACACCTTTCTGCTTCTTTTGAGAAAAAGCTCCTCTGATAACGATACTGATAatgaacaagcagaggagggaataAAAGCTGGGGACAAGAATAGGGGTGGGCTGAGAAGGGAATGAGAATGTTGGAGGGGTTAGCTCAGCCCCACATTTTCGATGGGGCACTATCGGGGCATCTTCCATTTAGGACTCTCTCAAGTCAGTTTTCCGTACCCCATGTCATAGTCCTTTCACGTCATAGTCCTCTTTCTTTGTGGGTGAGAATCTTGGAGGGAGGGAACTTCACTTACTAATCTGCTCTTCATTCAAAATCTCTGTGATCTACTTTCTGATAATTCCTTTCTAGTCCGTAAAGGGGAAATTTGGGTGTTTGATTTTGCCCAGCTTTCAGAGGAGCTGCTGCTTAAAAGTGGAACGCTTTTCCAGAATTTAATAGGTGACTACCCTGATGGGCAGAACTTCACGAAGGACTAATTTCTAAGTTCTCACCGatgacaattaaaaatgaatacactctGGATCCAGCGGGAGTACTCTCCCAGCCCTCAGCCCCAGTTCCCCTCTGATCTGGTGTaatggggagaaagaaggaggaggtggaTGGAAGTCATGCTGCTGAATGCAGGAGGTTCAGCCTCATTCAGGGTCTGTGGAGATGCCATTTTAAGCATGGGGTTGAATGGGGTGGAGGCGGACGGAAGCAACGGTGGAGTCTGCCCTGCCAACCAACTCCTCAGCAGAGTGTGATGAAATGAGGACCAAACCAGGAGGCTCGGGTGCCAGAAAgctggctcccccacccccacaagcaCATCACAGAAGGGCCCTGACCTCACTCTAAGCTCCGACTCCAAGTCTGAGGGGCCGAGCATCTCAAGTCCACACCTACAACTGTTCACAGGGCGGGTGGGCACCCCAGGCCGCCACCAAAGCCAGCACGTTGTTAGATGAGAACTTTCTCGGAAGCAGAAGCGTTAGACACACATCTCTTTGAGGGGCTTTGCCTCTCAGAGCTGGAGCTGCCTTTAAACTCTCCAGCCTGGGAGCCATGAGGACCTGTTTGCTCTAGCTCTCGCCAGACGTCAGGATATTGTCTACAGATTGCTCTCAGGAGTGGAGCCGTCCTTAGTGGATATCTTTCCTCACGCAACAAGTGTCCTTTCTCTCTGTTGCCTCTCTGGCTGCCTGCCGGCTCCTTTTCTGTCTTGTAGGGCCTCATCCTGGCCAGCCTTCTGTGTCTGCTGCCTGTGAGCTAACTGCTGTGGTCAGAGTTCCTCTCTTCTGTGCCCAGTTGCCTCTGAGAACCAGGAGTGGACCTCCCGACCGactgctttgctttgtttttgtccCCAGGAACTTCTGCACTATTTAATCGGTACCCTGCTCCTCCTAATCGCCTCCATTGTGGCAGCCTCCAAGAGTTACAGCCAGAGCGGACTGGTAGCTGGAGCGGTGAGGACGGTCTCGGGGGACACTTCACGAACGAGTTCACCTCTAGTACATTTTCTTCCTGATGGGCAGCGAAGGGATTGTTTCCTGGGGACTTTCTTTCCTAGAAAAGTACCCATCAGTACCCGCCTCGATCCAGCCAGCAGCAGTCTCCAAAGAGCCTTAAACTTGGGCCCACAGCAGAGGGTCTCAGCAGGTGGACCGTCAGGGCTTCTGGCACACACAGATGGCCCGTGGCCCAGCCCTCTCTCTCCCGAAGCCACTGCTTAAACCAGGGGGCCATTCGGCTTTAATGCACATGCCCATTTGAGTCATGTGCTTGTGGCTACCTCAGTGTTGTGCGGGCAAAGATTCCAAGGCCACGTTAGGGTCCACGGGAAGAGGATATGATCAGTTAGTGATACCTGTCACGAGTCCTGGCTTTGCTGGTCCTGATTTATAACAATATTCAGGCCAGGAAGTAACACTTTTAGACCTTTCAAAGGTGAGAATTGATCGATCTGATAGCCTGAATAGAACCatggaaatgtataaaaataagagTGCTGTGGGGCTGTGTTtaccacccacacacacacatattttcatatgtgtgtatactatacatatatatgtattatttaaaaacatttttttaatgtttatttatttttgagagagagagagagagacagagcacgagcaggggagggtcagagagagagggagacacagaatccgaagcaggctccaggctccgagctgtcaggacagagacggacacagggctccaactcacaaaccacgcgattatgatctgagctgaaggtagacacttaactgagccacccaggcgcccctgcatttatTATTACTTAACGATGCATAGATTCCTGCAATCTGGTTTCTGATTTAGCTCACTGGTTACAGTTTGGTGGCCTGTGGGCCAGTACGGATTTGCCTCATTTTGAGTTTTAAGAAAAGCTGCACGGGACAGTCACTCTTTCATGTACCTGTTAACAAAATTCTCCAGACTTTGGGTTGGGAGTGGTTTAGTGCCTGGAGTTCCACTGAGGGGTGGGGTCTGTCCTccaaaggtggggaggggggcagccaaGCCTCTCAACACTCATGGGCCTTCGGTGCCTTGCgcagccacccctccccacccctgcaatcCCCAAGGACGGGAGTGAATGCTACCTACAGGTTACCACCTGCTTGATTACAGGCCGGCTGGTGCCCACTGTGTCAGAGCCACACGGGAGGCTCCCACTGGGTTTTGGGATTCAGGTTGCACATAACCGTGTCTGTTAGCCTTAGAATTCCAATAAGCCCCATTTATCATACCCCGTCTTTGTGCCTAGGACAAAGCCTGGGCCATGAGGGagccagaagaaataaaaagacacgGACCTTGCTTATGAGAAAATGGTAATCTAGTTCAGGAGTCAAGGCCAAGGCGCATGAAACAATTAGCAAACAAGGCATTGTTGTCCAGAATAGCATTATGTAGCGATATAATAAACTGTTCAATTATGCAGTGCAGACAGTTGGGGACCGGGATAGTATATAATGTGCTAATTGTGCAGGACAGACAATGAGGGGCTAGGACAGGCTCCAATAGGCTAATTATGTGGTGCAGACAATTGGTACAAAGGGAGCCAAGGAAAgggacctgggggaggggagcgggtgTGGGCCTGTGGGGGCAGCCGCTTATGTAAACCAGAGGCCGGgcctgaaaagaaaaccaaaccctGGAAATCCTGCCCGTGGCCTGGCTGCTCCTGGGCTCCTCCTATTGTGTGTCAGCCGTGGCTCTGGCCGCGCCACAAACCTGAGGCCATGTGCAAGTCTGGGAACATTTGGGCAAAAATACAGAGCAGGGTTCTGTTGATTCCTAGGGCTCAGATCCCATGTCTGGCCCTCGCTATCTCTGTGGCCCTGAGCAAACTAGTTGACTTGCTGTCCTTCCTTGTCTTTAGCTGCCaaatgagggggaggggagggtaccCACATCACCCAGCCGGAAACGTGGTAGGAGTTTAAAGGATCAGCACACCTAATGGGCTTAGACCACGGGCAGGCACATAACAAGTGGTCAATAAAATATCCTTGCTGCAGCTGCTGGTGTTGTTGGCAAGTAAGGAAATGGCTACAGGCTTCAAAGTTTCATACGAAGACAGCAGAGTCTCTTCGACCATCAGGAGCCTCACACGAGACCCTTTTCCTCTCTGGGCGCCCTGTTCTTTCTTCATCGTTAAATGAGGTTGGACTGGGCTAGGTCAGCTTTCCTAGATAAGCTAGGTCAGCCGCTTGAGCACAGAGTGGAGCCTCAGAATAGAAAGGTGCACTGCCCTATTTATTTTAGGCTAATACTATTTAAATGTTTGCAGACATGAAACTGCCTGTCAGGGCTTCAGCTTCGGGCTCTTACCTGGCTATAAAGTGACACAGAACAGAAAGCCATTAATGAATGAAATGCAATGCTGCCGCATCAGTAAAATCCATTTGaacattagaaatttaaaaacctaaattaaaatacacaacttcacctttttctctttcattagcCCCGGGTAATTACAGGCCAGTGTCTGGGCCCCAGCTTAGTGGTAAACACAAACCCAAACGTGGGCCCTGAAGTTGCCTAGAGCGAGGAGAGCCAGGAGGTGAAAGCCAGAGCCTGGCTGCCAGGCCTGCGCTAGGGCCCCTGCTGGGGGAGCCGTGGACACAAGGCCTCGTTCCTGCACCCGAGCAGGGACCAGGTGGTCAGCTCCCGTGATTCCCCGGGGCTCCCTCCTGGCCACAGCTGGTCCAGAAACAGGCGCAGGGATGAGAAACAAAGGGAGTCTAGCCTGTGTGATTGGCCCTCGGCCTGGGAacttcctttgctctctctcctgtGTAGATCTTCGGTTTTGTGGCCACCTTCCTCTGCCTGGCGAGCATATGGCTGTCCTACAAGATCTCGTGTGTGACCCAGTCAACAGGTGAGTTCTGGTTGCCCGAACACAGATGATCTCTGAAAGCAGAGTTCCCTCTGCTGGGGAATGGGAGGACGGCCTGGTCTGGAGTTCAGCAACAGGGAAGGGCCGCCCACCGTGAGGCGTTGGGGGGGCCAAGGTGGAAAGGTGTCACCCAAGGTTCTCTGCTCCGCACTGTCAACGCAgcgcccaacacggggctcgatctcacaaactacaggatcatgacctgagccgagatcaagagtcggatgcttaaccaactgggccacccaggggcccggtgaagcattttctttaaataagttcCCTCATGACGAAAATAAAGTGtagagaattttgaaaatgcaaataagaaaaacaaaatatttttaatgaaaaccgTCTATCATCACACTACCCAGAAATAGCACCTACTGGGTGTCTGTCCTTCCAGTATTTCTTCTCtctggttggatggatggatggatggatagatacaaAGATGTATAGATACATATGTTGCTTTTGTTAAACGATCAAACTGATCAAACTTCAGGTATTATTTGTAACCTGTTCTCATTCTCGTACTTAACCATCTATCAGACATTTTCCCCACTTGTTTGGGGATTCTTTtccatcacattttttaaaaagattttatgtatgtacgtatttagattttatttttaagtaatctctgtgcccaacttggggctcgaacttacaaccccaagatcaggagtgaCATGCTCtaaggactgagccagccaggtgcccctcttctcccATCGCTTTTTGTTAagtgtttatctttgagagagagcacgagccggcgaggggcagagagagagagacagaggatctgaagcgggctctgtgctgacagcagagagccgaatgcggggctcgaactcaacaactgtgagatcatgacctgctcgGAAGTCGAAcattcaaccggctgagccacccacgtgtccctcccatcacttttatttacttatttatttatttttagcgtttattcatttttgagacagagagagagacagagcatgaacgggggagggtcagagagagggagatacagaatctgaaacaggctccaggctctgagcggtcagcacagagcccgacgcggggctcgaactcacggaccgtgagatcatgacctgagctgaagtcggccgcttaaccgactgagccacccaggcgcccctctctcccATCACTTTTAATGGCTCTGTGCTGTTGCATTGACTCCAGGGCATGTCTGTGTCATAGTTTACTTGTCTCCTGTCTGGGGTcactgtggttttttgttttgttttaattctttgctACTAAACAGTGTTGTAAAGAACACACTTGTAAATATAGCCCCATACTCATCCCTAATATCTTCTACCTCTAGAATGCATTCCTGGAGGTAACACTGCTGAGAGCTTGACCCAGGTATTTTGATTAATCCGCCTTTTTCTTTAGCCCAGCCCTTCCCGTCttcgttctttttctttctcttaaaaaaataactaaaggcATATCAGAGTGTGTACAGTACGTGGTCTGAGTTGTCCCGAAGAAACGTTTCCACCAGCTTCCGTTTCCCTCTAGAAGTCACTGACAAAAAGAGAACAGGAAgctgagggagaggaggcagtCACAAGAGACCACAGGCTGTGGGATTCTGTTTACATGAAACGGGCGGAAGAGACACATCCAAAGAGGCGGGAAGTAGATCAgaggttgccaggagctggggaggtgaCTGCAGACGGGTGTGGGCCTTCTCTTGGAAGGGATGAAATATTCCAGAAGTATGGCAGTCAGTGTTCGCACAGTCCTGTGAGTACACGGAAACTGTGGACATGAAGCCTACCCT from Panthera uncia isolate 11264 chromosome C2, Puncia_PCG_1.0, whole genome shotgun sequence encodes the following:
- the CMTM7 gene encoding CKLF-like MARVEL transmembrane domain-containing protein 7 isoform X6, whose amino-acid sequence is MNMLYLSIYVTLLIAFICVRSSVWTRYSAYSYFEVVTICNLIMILVFYLVHLFRLYRVLTCISWPLSELLHYLIGTLLLLIASIVAASKSYSQSGLVAGAVRTVSGDTSRTSSPLIFGFVATFLCLASIWLSYKISCVTQSTECIPGGNTAESLTQVF